A genomic window from Treponema maltophilum ATCC 51939 includes:
- a CDS encoding energy-coupling factor transporter transmembrane component T has translation MEMKNVEIKKSVLDPRTKLFMLLLCVIGAAAAPSLRYGAGLTALVGITGILCGYRRAALTGMAGYALLYVLTLLAADMTGTLKTTLLAAFALFHKVYPCGMMGALFIVSTKVNEFLSAMHKLRLPKKAVIPLAVMIRYFPAIGEDWRYIKDAMRMRDVSPTLIGFIKQPVMTVECIYVPLLTAASKTADELSVAALTRGIENPNPRTCLVRIQFGFADAAAAAVFLLYVAAGLIL, from the coding sequence ATGGAAATGAAAAATGTGGAAATAAAAAAATCGGTACTTGATCCGCGGACAAAACTGTTTATGCTGCTGCTGTGCGTTATCGGCGCAGCGGCGGCGCCGTCGCTGCGCTACGGAGCCGGTTTAACCGCGCTGGTGGGTATAACGGGTATTTTGTGCGGATACCGGCGCGCCGCACTTACGGGTATGGCCGGCTATGCACTGCTTTACGTGCTCACGCTGTTGGCCGCCGATATGACGGGTACGCTTAAAACGACCTTACTGGCCGCATTTGCGCTGTTCCATAAGGTATACCCCTGCGGCATGATGGGCGCTTTGTTTATCGTTTCGACAAAGGTAAACGAATTTTTGTCCGCGATGCACAAGCTCCGCCTGCCCAAAAAAGCCGTTATACCGCTTGCCGTCATGATCCGCTATTTTCCAGCAATCGGCGAAGATTGGCGGTATATCAAAGACGCGATGCGCATGCGCGACGTATCGCCGACTCTTATAGGTTTTATAAAACAGCCGGTAATGACGGTTGAATGTATTTACGTCCCCTTGCTCACGGCGGCATCAAAAACCGCGGATGAACTTTCCGTCGCAGCCCTTACCCGCGGCATTGAAAATCCGAACCCGCGTACCTGCCTCGTTCGGATACAATTCGGTTTTGCGGATGCCGCTGCCGCCGCCGTTTTTTTACTGTATGTTGCCGCGGGTTTAATCCTTTAA
- a CDS encoding MptD family putative ECF transporter S component, producing MDTQNTIDRKGLSVKDLVTTGIFSALMLVFTMAGGMFFAANPILTFYMPMGCALLCGPVYLLLVAKVHKRWSITVLGVIVGFFFFVTGMHWSMALGNAGMGIIADITAGFGNYKNKKLNALSYMLFMLSNTFTYLIFFIDRDKWISAMLKKGTDASYIETMSSSATPWMPVLIVGGTLLVAAFSAWVGGKMLKKQFEKAGLV from the coding sequence ATGGATACGCAAAATACGATAGACCGAAAAGGTTTATCGGTAAAGGATTTGGTTACAACGGGAATTTTCTCGGCGCTCATGCTTGTTTTTACGATGGCGGGCGGTATGTTTTTTGCGGCGAATCCGATACTCACTTTTTATATGCCGATGGGCTGCGCGCTGTTGTGCGGCCCCGTGTATTTGCTTTTGGTCGCAAAGGTTCACAAGCGCTGGAGCATAACCGTTCTCGGGGTAATTGTAGGCTTTTTCTTTTTTGTAACGGGAATGCATTGGTCGATGGCGCTCGGCAATGCCGGCATGGGCATTATCGCCGACATTACGGCTGGATTCGGCAATTATAAAAATAAAAAGCTTAATGCGCTTTCCTATATGCTGTTTATGCTGTCAAATACGTTTACCTATCTTATTTTCTTTATCGACCGCGACAAGTGGATAAGCGCAATGCTCAAAAAAGGTACGGACGCTTCATATATTGAAACGATGAGTTCATCGGCAACGCCGTGGATGCCCGTGCTGATTGTCGGCGGAACCTTGCTGGTTGCGGCGTTCAGCGCGTGGGTCGGCGGGAAAATGCTGAAAAAGCAATTTGAAAAAGCGGGACTGGTGTAA